In the genome of Candidatus Lernaella stagnicola, one region contains:
- a CDS encoding radical SAM protein: MRLALVFNSFSYKLHEENLRVVQRFFGMFPPLSLAWVAAIAEQHGHQATIIDARTLQLSPDDVVDRLREWKPDLVGFMMTTYMFRETLQWARHIKQALGVPIVVGGYNLRVYPKESLMNDVVDFGCVNSALVTVPRLLEEFEGARRFDDVPGLVFKRNNGEIVQTPSAAEEEKFTDYPFPWRSGLPNDLYEEFPTERKNFTVMVTSKGCPMSCTFCEAGGTSYNPRTVTQVVDEMEICYYQYGVREIDIFDYEFAINRKRTAAICDEIIRRKLDITWACRSRIDSVNEELLRKMKQAGCRRIYFGIESGLQSVLDAINKKITIGQIRDTVALTQEKGIRTLGFFLVGVPGETKQTFAETVKFAKSLGLDYVQFSKLTAKPLTSMWRDMAAAGNDYWRDYVLGLVEERALDRPWTQLSNEEIDEITKRAYIHFHSRPSFLLKHTLRVRSFAEFKRKFVGFLEMMLKQEDHSEDWLAKKRRFEAYHSG; this comes from the coding sequence GTGCGACTAGCGCTGGTATTCAATTCCTTTTCCTACAAGCTGCACGAGGAAAACCTGCGTGTCGTCCAGCGTTTCTTTGGGATGTTCCCCCCGCTGAGTCTGGCGTGGGTGGCGGCCATTGCCGAGCAACACGGCCACCAAGCCACGATCATCGACGCCCGCACCCTGCAACTCTCGCCCGATGATGTCGTCGACCGGTTGCGCGAATGGAAACCGGACCTGGTCGGCTTCATGATGACCACCTACATGTTCCGCGAAACCCTCCAATGGGCGCGGCACATCAAACAAGCTTTGGGCGTGCCGATCGTCGTGGGTGGCTACAACCTGCGCGTGTATCCCAAAGAAAGCCTGATGAACGACGTGGTCGATTTCGGCTGCGTGAACAGCGCGCTGGTCACCGTGCCGCGTCTGCTGGAGGAGTTCGAGGGCGCGCGGCGCTTCGACGACGTGCCGGGCCTGGTGTTCAAGCGCAACAACGGCGAGATCGTACAGACGCCCAGCGCCGCCGAGGAAGAGAAGTTCACCGACTATCCCTTCCCGTGGCGCAGCGGCCTGCCCAACGACCTGTACGAGGAGTTCCCGACCGAGCGCAAGAATTTCACGGTGATGGTCACCTCGAAGGGGTGCCCGATGAGTTGCACGTTCTGCGAGGCGGGCGGCACTTCCTACAACCCGCGGACCGTCACGCAGGTCGTGGACGAGATGGAAATTTGCTACTACCAATACGGCGTGCGCGAAATCGATATCTTCGACTATGAATTCGCCATCAACCGCAAGCGTACGGCGGCGATATGCGATGAAATCATCCGGCGCAAACTGGATATCACCTGGGCTTGCCGCTCGCGCATCGACTCGGTGAACGAGGAATTGCTGCGCAAGATGAAGCAGGCGGGTTGCCGCCGCATTTACTTCGGCATCGAGTCGGGCTTGCAGTCGGTGCTCGACGCGATCAACAAGAAAATCACCATCGGGCAAATTCGCGACACGGTGGCGCTGACCCAGGAAAAGGGAATCCGCACGCTGGGTTTCTTCTTGGTCGGCGTGCCCGGAGAGACGAAACAGACCTTCGCCGAGACCGTCAAATTCGCCAAGAGCCTCGGTTTGGACTATGTGCAGTTTTCGAAGTTGACCGCCAAACCCCTCACGAGTATGTGGCGCGACATGGCCGCCGCCGGCAACGACTATTGGCGCGACTACGTACTGGGCTTGGTGGAGGAAAGAGCCCTGGATCGGCCGTGGACGCAGCTTAGTAACGAGGAAATCGACGAGATCACCAAACGCGCCTACATTCACTTTCACTCAAGACCCAGCTTTTTGCTCAAGCATACGCTGCGGGTGCGTTCGTTCGCCGAGTTCAAGCGCAAATTCGTCGGCTTCCTGGAAATGATGTTGAAGCAGGAAGACCACAGCGAGGATTGGCTCGCCAAAAAACGCCGCTTCGAAGCCTATCATTCAGGCTGA
- a CDS encoding alpha-galactosidase: protein MTLKTIPSILALFSLLFLLVFGLPSCASDEDDDSSTEPEPATDDDDATDGPTIDRPVLEVTNDHVTVTVDRRYGLFHIDIDGYRYVRGATSAIETGITGPVIQKQTVHVPNRALAGLLPVTIEDSVEGTKVTLRYPETKHGQITTTLTLMPEGGGLLAEMQFTSAGVSDLVSLIPVYVGPETRGGLFMKSEPAAVQVLQNGSALSFDFYADLQYADYAYSRGMLRQYLTNKPSSASNWNALLFDRANAESLHMGYLSFESVIPEVVVGFDSQKNPQWNGTEGWFTFQSRNGYLIARAEPPGSVRSSELFWMDLFTGRPHEALESYAALLADRLAIELTHEPMAGWDSWYVYSDKIDQQIILDNLAGIVETFGDYGMNTMQVDLGWENTWGDWTSDERFPDGVDFLAQQIRDEGLIPELWVSPTNAMRNSEVLGLHPDWGGRVHPLYKLLMQSFAVPLDLSREDVVDFVGGTGELFAGYGYESVKYDFAYYHIMLAELQDPSRTLVETYREALIAFRNGLGWDKFFINILLNGINYGLCDSMRISIDSWPCWGDTQGERCPESSNTSGYDGTGIRIGLKALARRYYLNNVVWVNHPDQIFFREHLGLIPHRSWATLVALSGAVMSLAEEIATMTAAEVETYRRMIPNLGITGVPWDLFDREYPEVWLTPLTDRNPGGFLLHLYSWGNNWDRTVNPPAEIPEETRRHSILLSDLELTGPYRAFEYWTQTDLGVVTSTVEIDVPARDSRVIVLRPVQDRPYLVSSNRHVSQGGVDLSAPSWNPAKRELSWNQELVLGFEHTVYVDPAGIAAQPTVTTTGSAGANVRVDGELWAVEITPTGTGSAKITLAF from the coding sequence TTGACGCTCAAGACGATTCCATCGATTCTCGCCCTTTTCAGCCTGCTTTTTCTTCTGGTTTTCGGCCTGCCTTCCTGCGCGAGCGACGAGGACGACGACTCCTCGACGGAACCGGAACCGGCGACGGACGATGACGACGCGACCGACGGCCCGACCATCGACCGCCCGGTTCTCGAGGTCACCAACGACCACGTGACCGTCACCGTGGATCGCCGATACGGACTATTCCACATCGACATCGATGGGTACCGGTACGTCCGGGGAGCCACCAGCGCTATCGAGACCGGAATCACGGGACCGGTGATCCAGAAGCAAACGGTCCACGTGCCCAACCGAGCCCTCGCGGGGTTGTTGCCGGTGACGATTGAGGACTCCGTGGAAGGAACGAAGGTGACGCTTCGTTATCCGGAGACCAAACACGGACAAATCACCACCACGTTGACGCTGATGCCGGAGGGCGGCGGGCTGCTTGCCGAGATGCAGTTCACCTCGGCCGGTGTAAGCGACCTGGTCTCGTTGATCCCGGTGTACGTCGGGCCCGAAACGCGCGGCGGCCTGTTCATGAAAAGCGAGCCGGCTGCGGTTCAGGTCCTGCAAAACGGCTCCGCGCTCAGCTTCGATTTCTATGCCGACCTGCAGTATGCCGACTACGCCTACAGCCGGGGGATGCTGCGGCAGTACCTGACCAACAAGCCCTCCTCGGCCTCCAACTGGAACGCGCTTTTGTTCGACCGGGCCAACGCGGAAAGCCTTCACATGGGCTATCTCTCGTTCGAATCGGTGATCCCCGAAGTGGTCGTTGGCTTTGACTCCCAGAAGAACCCGCAGTGGAACGGGACCGAAGGCTGGTTCACCTTCCAGAGCCGGAACGGCTACCTGATCGCCCGGGCCGAGCCGCCGGGAAGCGTTCGCTCTTCGGAGCTTTTCTGGATGGACCTTTTCACCGGCCGACCCCACGAAGCCCTGGAGAGCTACGCCGCCCTGCTCGCCGACCGCCTGGCCATCGAGCTGACCCACGAACCGATGGCGGGCTGGGATTCCTGGTACGTCTACAGCGACAAGATCGACCAGCAGATCATCCTGGACAACCTGGCCGGGATCGTGGAGACCTTCGGCGATTACGGAATGAACACCATGCAGGTTGACCTGGGGTGGGAGAACACCTGGGGGGACTGGACCTCCGACGAACGCTTTCCGGACGGCGTCGATTTTCTGGCCCAGCAGATTCGGGACGAGGGGTTGATTCCCGAACTGTGGGTTTCCCCGACCAACGCGATGCGAAACTCCGAGGTGTTGGGGCTCCATCCCGACTGGGGGGGCCGGGTGCATCCCCTGTACAAGCTCCTGATGCAGTCGTTCGCTGTGCCGCTGGACCTTTCGCGCGAAGACGTGGTGGATTTCGTGGGCGGAACCGGCGAGCTGTTCGCCGGCTACGGATACGAATCGGTCAAATACGATTTTGCTTACTACCACATCATGCTGGCCGAGTTGCAGGACCCGTCGCGGACGCTGGTGGAGACCTACCGGGAAGCGCTGATCGCCTTTCGCAACGGCCTGGGGTGGGACAAGTTCTTCATCAACATTTTGCTGAACGGCATCAATTACGGCCTGTGCGACTCGATGCGCATCAGCATTGATTCCTGGCCGTGCTGGGGCGATACCCAGGGCGAGCGCTGCCCGGAGTCGTCCAACACCAGCGGGTACGACGGCACGGGTATCCGGATTGGGCTCAAGGCGTTGGCGCGCCGCTACTACCTGAACAACGTGGTCTGGGTTAACCATCCGGACCAGATCTTCTTCCGCGAGCACCTGGGCCTGATCCCGCACCGCTCCTGGGCAACGCTGGTGGCGCTTTCCGGCGCCGTGATGTCCCTGGCGGAAGAAATCGCCACGATGACCGCCGCGGAGGTCGAAACCTACCGGCGCATGATCCCCAACCTCGGGATCACGGGGGTGCCGTGGGATCTGTTCGACCGCGAGTATCCGGAAGTCTGGCTGACGCCGCTGACCGACCGAAACCCCGGCGGGTTCCTGCTTCACCTGTACAGTTGGGGCAACAACTGGGACCGCACGGTCAACCCGCCGGCCGAGATCCCGGAAGAAACGCGCCGTCACTCGATTTTGTTGTCCGACCTCGAGTTGACCGGCCCCTACCGGGCCTTCGAATACTGGACGCAGACGGACCTGGGCGTCGTCACCAGCACAGTGGAAATCGACGTACCGGCCCGCGACAGCCGGGTGATCGTGCTGCGTCCCGTGCAGGACCGCCCCTACCTGGTTTCCAGCAACCGCCACGTCAGCCAGGGTGGCGTGGACCTGAGCGCGCCGTCCTGGAACCCGGCGAAACGGGAGCTTTCGTGGAATCAGGAACTCGTTTTGGGGTTCGAGCACACGGTGTACGTCGATCCGGCGGGGATCGCCGCGCAGCCGACCGTCACGACCACCGGCAGCGCCGGGGCGAACGTTCGGGTCGATGGGGAGTTGTGGGCGGTCGAGATCACGCCGACCGGCACCGGCTCGGCAAAGATCACGCTGGCGTTTTGA
- a CDS encoding GDSL-type esterase/lipase family protein — MRRRWGRHRRHVLFALVAVGLFFALIEAVLRLGGWATLPAEELFTDAYDIGYTMRPGAANPWTDAIEFLNAAGFRGPDTPRERRPGVVRVMCLGDSTTFGAGVAYEEAYPSVLASLLGARGMSVEVMNAGIPGSALWKQRVIYENYLRTYDPDLLVLYTNYGYREDYLRLRLDMERDPLKWSVRRLAARSHIYRLLRLWLRPPRFAEAVAPSQYDLQRFVVRDADPEVTRQVLAYTNQDLNAVAEACRADGCALLVVPLLSRYTFDEAVARGMRPGPDFYDWHRRNNSSVRVGEAARRAGIVTLDAAPAFLEASYRERQFRDEVHFTVVGHRLMAELIDAAIAKQGLLDAVGEKKIAKEPAAQ; from the coding sequence GTGAGACGCCGTTGGGGCCGCCATCGCCGCCATGTCCTTTTTGCGCTCGTGGCGGTCGGTCTGTTTTTCGCCTTGATCGAAGCCGTGTTGCGTCTCGGAGGTTGGGCGACGCTGCCCGCGGAAGAGCTTTTCACCGACGCCTACGACATCGGCTACACCATGCGGCCCGGCGCGGCCAATCCGTGGACCGACGCCATCGAATTTCTCAACGCGGCGGGTTTTCGCGGCCCCGACACGCCTCGCGAGCGGCGCCCCGGCGTGGTGCGTGTTATGTGCCTGGGGGACTCCACGACCTTCGGCGCGGGCGTGGCGTACGAGGAAGCCTATCCGTCCGTGTTGGCCTCGTTGCTTGGGGCGCGGGGGATGTCGGTCGAGGTGATGAACGCCGGGATTCCGGGTTCGGCGCTGTGGAAGCAGCGGGTCATCTACGAAAACTACCTGCGGACCTACGATCCGGATCTGCTCGTGCTCTACACGAATTACGGCTACCGCGAAGACTACCTGCGCCTGCGCTTGGATATGGAACGCGACCCGCTTAAGTGGAGCGTGCGGCGATTGGCCGCGCGGTCGCATATCTACCGCTTGCTGCGGTTGTGGCTGCGCCCGCCGCGTTTCGCCGAAGCCGTCGCACCCAGTCAATATGACTTGCAGCGCTTTGTCGTGCGTGACGCCGATCCCGAAGTAACCCGGCAGGTGCTCGCCTACACGAATCAAGACCTGAACGCCGTGGCCGAAGCGTGTCGCGCCGACGGCTGCGCGTTGTTGGTTGTGCCGTTGTTGTCGCGTTATACCTTCGACGAAGCCGTGGCGCGCGGCATGCGGCCGGGGCCCGACTTCTACGACTGGCACCGCCGCAACAACAGCTCGGTTCGTGTGGGCGAAGCGGCCCGGCGCGCGGGCATCGTCACCCTCGACGCCGCCCCGGCTTTCTTGGAGGCCTCGTACCGGGAACGGCAGTTCCGTGACGAGGTGCACTTCACCGTGGTGGGGCACCGCTTGATGGCCGAGTTGATCGACGCGGCGATCGCGAAACAAGGTCTGCTGGACGCCGTGGGCGAAAAAAAGATTGCCAAAGAACCGGCCGCTCAGTAG
- a CDS encoding SGNH/GDSL hydrolase family protein: MKRAYARYRRRVLFALVTVVLVFVAAELVVRWGGWALLKQEEFFTDVYDPRYTMVPRAPNPYSELGEVLNDEGFRGRAPTAAKQPGVPRILSVGDSATFGVGVEAHETYSYQIEVLLRKHHAVEVLNGGIPGTALWQHRLLIEKKVDEWAADIVVVYTGPSYRADYFVLREAQRGRDVLAPLRKGLAHLHLYRLLRRWIRPPRFDDLANQYTGSDQIFLPEERVARDTREDIQAMTAACRKAGARLLVVPRQARDTYLIAHEEGMRFGDLNWRHKVHVDNGTVALFDALERFDVPRLDLSGPLLKASYEQNCFLDESHLTSGGHRIVAETLAAELCRRGWIPKCAGSAETAP; encoded by the coding sequence ATGAAACGCGCCTATGCCCGCTATCGCCGCCGTGTTCTTTTCGCCCTCGTGACGGTCGTGCTGGTGTTCGTTGCGGCGGAGCTCGTCGTGCGGTGGGGCGGTTGGGCGCTGCTGAAGCAGGAGGAGTTCTTCACCGACGTCTACGACCCGCGTTACACGATGGTGCCGCGCGCGCCCAATCCGTATTCGGAACTCGGCGAGGTGTTGAACGACGAGGGTTTCCGCGGTCGCGCGCCGACAGCCGCCAAGCAACCCGGCGTGCCGCGCATTCTCAGCGTGGGCGATTCGGCGACTTTCGGGGTCGGCGTCGAGGCGCACGAAACCTACTCGTACCAAATCGAGGTTTTGTTGCGTAAGCACCACGCGGTGGAGGTGCTCAACGGGGGCATTCCGGGAACCGCCTTGTGGCAGCATCGCCTGCTGATCGAGAAAAAAGTCGACGAGTGGGCGGCGGATATCGTGGTGGTCTACACCGGCCCGAGCTACCGCGCCGATTACTTTGTATTGCGGGAAGCGCAGCGCGGACGCGATGTCCTCGCCCCCTTGCGCAAGGGCTTGGCGCATTTGCACTTGTATCGCCTGCTGCGGCGCTGGATACGCCCGCCGCGGTTTGACGACCTGGCGAACCAATACACCGGCAGCGATCAAATCTTCCTGCCCGAAGAAAGGGTGGCGCGCGATACCCGCGAGGATATCCAGGCCATGACCGCCGCCTGCCGCAAGGCCGGGGCGCGCTTGTTGGTCGTGCCGCGACAGGCGCGCGACACCTACCTTATCGCCCACGAAGAGGGCATGCGGTTCGGCGACTTGAACTGGCGGCACAAGGTGCATGTCGACAACGGCACCGTCGCGCTATTCGATGCCCTCGAACGTTTCGACGTGCCGCGCCTGGACCTTAGCGGCCCGCTGCTGAAGGCCTCGTACGAGCAGAATTGTTTCCTCGACGAGTCCCACCTCACCTCGGGCGGGCATCGCATCGTGGCCGAGACGCTGGCCGCGGAGTTGTGCCGCCGCGGTTGGATACCCAAGTGCGCGGGATCGGCGGAGACGGCCCCGTGA
- the bioB gene encoding biotin synthase BioB, producing MMDAARIDRLLAGEALTAAEALAVAILPETDFAAWLEVADLLRRRFAGPAVSLCAIVNAKSGGCDQDCSFCAQSGRYETSSPEYAFLDPETIRETALRAKAGGARHFSLVTSGRGLTQAEVDDAVRGVETIAAVGLIPCASLGVLEQEALAALRAAGLVRYHHNLETARDFYPQVCSTRTYDDNVAVLTAARRVGLEVCAGCLFGLGESWQHRVDLLLDLRRLGVDSVPINFLIPIPGTPLAGRPRLSPVECLRILVVARLMLPRQEIRICGGRENLGDLEADMFRAGASGLMIGDLLTVKGPSADRDRQLLAALGLPVVEPL from the coding sequence ATGATGGACGCCGCCCGAATCGACCGCCTGCTCGCCGGCGAAGCGCTGACCGCCGCCGAAGCCCTGGCCGTCGCAATCCTGCCCGAGACCGACTTCGCCGCGTGGCTGGAAGTTGCCGACCTTCTGCGCCGGCGTTTTGCCGGACCGGCGGTGTCCTTGTGCGCCATCGTCAACGCCAAGAGCGGCGGCTGCGACCAGGATTGCTCGTTCTGCGCGCAAAGCGGCCGGTACGAAACCTCGTCACCCGAATACGCCTTTCTCGACCCCGAGACGATCCGCGAAACGGCGCTGCGTGCTAAGGCCGGCGGGGCGCGGCATTTCTCGCTCGTCACCAGCGGGCGGGGCCTTACGCAAGCGGAGGTGGATGACGCGGTACGGGGCGTCGAGACGATCGCCGCAGTCGGTTTGATTCCGTGCGCGAGCCTCGGCGTGCTGGAGCAGGAAGCCTTGGCGGCGCTGCGGGCGGCGGGCCTGGTGCGCTACCACCACAACTTGGAAACCGCGCGCGACTTCTACCCGCAGGTGTGCTCGACGCGAACCTACGACGACAATGTGGCGGTGTTGACCGCGGCGCGACGCGTGGGGCTGGAGGTGTGCGCGGGATGCCTGTTCGGCCTCGGCGAAAGTTGGCAGCACCGCGTCGACCTGCTGCTCGACCTGCGCCGGCTGGGCGTCGATTCCGTGCCGATCAATTTCCTGATACCGATCCCCGGCACGCCGCTGGCGGGTCGCCCGCGCCTGTCGCCAGTGGAGTGTCTGCGCATCTTGGTCGTCGCGCGGCTGATGCTGCCCCGGCAGGAGATCCGCATCTGCGGCGGCCGCGAGAACCTGGGCGACTTGGAAGCGGACATGTTTCGCGCCGGCGCTTCGGGATTGATGATCGGGGATCTGCTGACCGTCAAAGGGCCCTCGGCCGACCGCGACCGTCAACTGCTCGCGGCGTTGGGGCTGCCGGTCGTCGAGCCGTTATGA
- a CDS encoding sulfatase, protein MNRREFLQAAMCATLAGTTGCYNRRPRRPVYFAAPPEPAPANVVIISLDTLRADRLGAYGYPRGLTPHLDKFAAEAVLFEQCIAPAPYTAPSHASLFTGVIPSDHGCFLRRGQKTVQMSEKINRAVRTAAEMMQQAGYRTASVNGGLQVSPVFGFDRGFADYDCDTERRFDEASRLALEKLTKDRFFFFLHSYEIHAPYRPPADDLARLGSYEGPLDPTRIDGEDLVNIHYQKIKLSGADQQHVINCYDAEVISADRGVGRFLDGLAARDLYDDSLIVVTSDHGEELGEHGKWALHSHTLYDELLHVPLLVKFPKGRFGGTRVPEQVRLIDVLPTIVAAIGLDAPDYATGVDLVTHFGDSRRDDLAAVSQLDTEHVLLSCLRTGEYKLYRASGTGKTKLAYLGPRGESRFFGTPAEQARLSGELTAMLDRELARNDFGASEKVVLDDHMQQKLKELGYVR, encoded by the coding sequence ATGAACCGACGCGAGTTCCTCCAAGCCGCCATGTGCGCGACGCTGGCCGGCACGACCGGCTGCTATAACCGACGGCCGCGCCGCCCGGTCTACTTCGCCGCCCCGCCGGAGCCGGCCCCCGCCAACGTCGTGATCATCTCCCTGGACACCCTGCGGGCCGATCGCCTGGGCGCCTACGGCTACCCCCGCGGCCTGACCCCCCATCTGGACAAGTTCGCCGCCGAGGCCGTGTTGTTCGAGCAATGCATCGCCCCGGCCCCCTACACCGCGCCGTCGCACGCCTCGCTGTTCACCGGCGTGATCCCGAGCGACCACGGCTGCTTTCTGCGCCGCGGCCAAAAAACCGTGCAGATGAGCGAGAAGATCAACCGCGCCGTGCGCACGGCGGCCGAAATGATGCAGCAGGCGGGCTACCGGACGGCTTCGGTCAACGGCGGGCTGCAAGTGTCGCCGGTCTTCGGATTCGACCGGGGCTTTGCCGATTACGATTGTGATACCGAGCGCCGCTTCGACGAAGCCAGCCGCCTGGCCCTGGAAAAACTGACCAAGGACCGCTTCTTTTTTTTCCTGCACAGCTACGAAATTCACGCGCCTTATCGTCCGCCCGCCGATGACCTGGCGCGCCTGGGCTCGTATGAGGGGCCGCTCGATCCAACGCGCATCGACGGCGAGGACCTGGTCAACATTCACTATCAGAAAATCAAGCTGTCTGGAGCCGACCAGCAGCACGTGATCAACTGCTACGACGCCGAGGTGATCTCCGCCGACCGCGGCGTGGGCCGCTTTCTGGACGGCTTGGCCGCCCGCGATCTTTACGACGACAGCCTGATCGTCGTGACCTCCGACCACGGCGAGGAACTGGGCGAACACGGCAAGTGGGCGCTGCACTCGCACACCCTCTACGACGAACTGCTGCACGTGCCGCTGCTGGTGAAATTCCCCAAGGGGCGCTTCGGCGGGACGCGGGTGCCCGAACAGGTGCGCCTGATCGACGTGCTGCCCACGATCGTTGCGGCGATTGGACTGGACGCGCCGGACTACGCGACGGGCGTGGACCTGGTGACGCATTTCGGCGACTCGCGCCGCGATGATCTGGCGGCGGTCAGCCAATTGGACACCGAGCACGTGCTGCTTTCCTGCCTGCGGACCGGCGAGTACAAGCTCTATCGCGCTTCGGGCACGGGGAAAACGAAACTGGCGTATCTGGGGCCGCGTGGCGAGAGCCGTTTTTTTGGAACACCGGCCGAGCAGGCGCGACTCAGCGGCGAACTGACCGCCATGCTCGACCGCGAACTGGCACGCAACGATTTTGGTGCTTCCGAGAAAGTCGTCCTGGACGACCACATGCAGCAGAAGCTCAAAGAGCTCGGATACGTCCGCTAG
- a CDS encoding HDOD domain-containing protein, with the protein MDLLKRLDDVSELPTIPTTVTKVLQVTADEDAGLADLSKVIHADPSLAAKLLRVANSAFYRRAREIDSIDRAIAMIGFDEVRSLAVSVGAFESVMRPTAGDLFDRAAFWEHSFAVAVAARELAAGTGLGDGDAFAAGLLHDIGKVLLDRFFPEDFERIMRLGREKGGSFFAIERQLEQSTHADMGGYLLERWELPDELVAGVGGHHVPTGHSGPLATTTYLANQLAHAAGFSSDGIERNLTLERILNHPEVAALRAAGRLPDPSLAAEVLERLVKDAEQISGQAAMLM; encoded by the coding sequence TTGGATTTGCTCAAGCGATTGGATGACGTAAGCGAGCTGCCGACCATTCCCACCACGGTGACGAAGGTCCTGCAAGTCACCGCCGATGAAGACGCCGGCTTGGCAGACTTGAGCAAGGTGATTCACGCCGATCCCTCCCTGGCCGCCAAACTCTTGCGCGTTGCCAACAGCGCCTTTTATCGCCGCGCCCGCGAAATCGACAGCATCGATCGCGCCATTGCCATGATCGGTTTCGACGAAGTGCGCTCCCTGGCCGTTTCGGTCGGGGCGTTCGAGTCGGTGATGCGGCCGACGGCCGGCGACCTGTTCGACCGCGCGGCGTTTTGGGAGCACAGCTTTGCCGTGGCGGTGGCGGCGCGCGAATTGGCCGCGGGGACGGGTTTGGGCGACGGCGACGCCTTTGCCGCCGGCTTGCTGCACGACATCGGCAAGGTATTGCTCGATCGCTTTTTCCCTGAAGACTTCGAGCGCATCATGCGACTCGGGCGGGAAAAAGGCGGTAGTTTTTTCGCCATCGAGCGCCAACTCGAACAAAGCACCCATGCCGATATGGGCGGCTATTTGCTGGAACGCTGGGAACTGCCCGACGAACTCGTGGCCGGCGTCGGCGGTCATCACGTGCCGACCGGCCACAGCGGCCCGCTGGCTACAACGACCTATTTGGCCAATCAGCTCGCGCACGCGGCGGGCTTTTCCTCCGACGGTATCGAGCGCAATTTAACGCTGGAACGTATCTTGAATCACCCCGAGGTTGCCGCACTGCGGGCCGCCGGTCGCCTGCCCGACCCCTCGCTGGCGGCCGAGGTGCTCGAGCGTCTCGTTAAGGACGCCGAACAGATATCCGGCCAAGCCGCGATGCTGATGTAA
- a CDS encoding VCBS repeat-containing protein, with translation MKFSLVIISLISFLLVAPAAAQVDIEQLPGWPKNVPENVTFAQSRGLVMADVDGDGNLDVVVGTTAQKLYAWNGVGTKLFESNLTGLAQYPVAVGDVVGDDAPEIVVATRSGVGGSPIPKLHVFSGGGTLLHSTTLAHEGSMHMSPTLVNLDGDPKLEIIIGEHGNQTGWVYALNGDLTTLNGWPKTLDYVPATGAAVGDIDDDGQVEIVICSFYSVYAYEIDGTLLSGFPVTYSGQSHSYDSPALAPLSGKGDLQILVATHGDSNQVHAINPDGTELAGWPYDLGDAWSFSEPAVGDVDGNGDLEVVVGHAGGSIAAENLYVINHDGTDLAPFPLLLQNSIEGNFVLADFTGDLRLEILYTDNNAEEGRGNVFAVNADGDALDGWPLRVGGWTYLNGATIADMDGDGVPEFGVLGYFESTLSVNLFRTDDYFLGQGGVHWRTHQADSRHTGRYRPVMADDDDDDTTGDDDTTGDDDTIDDDDADDDTINDDDAADDDATDDDDDTIDDDDMDDDTNSDDDDNDNDSGSCCG, from the coding sequence ATGAAATTCTCGCTGGTAATAATAAGCCTCATTTCGTTTTTGCTGGTTGCCCCCGCGGCGGCGCAGGTAGACATCGAACAATTGCCCGGTTGGCCCAAAAACGTGCCCGAAAACGTCACCTTCGCCCAATCCCGCGGTTTGGTGATGGCCGATGTCGACGGCGACGGGAATTTGGATGTCGTTGTCGGGACCACGGCGCAGAAACTTTATGCCTGGAACGGGGTGGGCACGAAATTGTTCGAATCCAACTTGACGGGCCTGGCGCAATATCCTGTTGCGGTCGGCGATGTGGTGGGCGACGACGCGCCGGAGATCGTCGTGGCGACCCGGTCGGGAGTCGGCGGCTCGCCCATTCCGAAATTGCACGTGTTTAGCGGCGGCGGAACCCTGCTGCACTCCACCACGCTGGCGCATGAGGGTTCGATGCACATGTCGCCCACGTTGGTCAACCTGGACGGCGATCCGAAGTTGGAAATCATTATCGGCGAGCACGGCAACCAAACCGGCTGGGTTTACGCCCTGAACGGCGATCTGACCACGCTGAACGGCTGGCCGAAAACCCTGGATTACGTGCCGGCCACCGGCGCCGCTGTGGGCGATATCGACGACGACGGCCAAGTGGAAATCGTGATTTGCTCCTTCTATAGCGTGTACGCCTACGAAATCGACGGAACGCTGCTGTCGGGGTTCCCGGTCACCTACAGCGGCCAGAGCCACAGTTATGATTCGCCGGCGCTCGCGCCGCTTTCCGGAAAGGGCGATCTGCAAATTCTCGTGGCGACCCACGGCGATTCCAACCAAGTGCACGCCATCAACCCCGATGGCACGGAACTGGCCGGCTGGCCTTACGACCTGGGCGACGCGTGGAGCTTTTCGGAGCCCGCGGTGGGCGATGTAGACGGAAACGGCGACCTGGAAGTGGTCGTCGGGCACGCGGGCGGTTCGATTGCCGCCGAGAACTTATACGTGATCAATCACGACGGCACGGATTTGGCTCCCTTCCCGCTTTTGCTCCAGAATTCCATTGAAGGCAACTTCGTTCTGGCCGATTTCACCGGCGACCTGCGGTTGGAAATTCTCTACACCGACAATAACGCCGAGGAGGGTCGCGGCAACGTGTTCGCGGTTAACGCCGACGGGGATGCGCTGGACGGCTGGCCCCTGCGCGTGGGCGGTTGGACGTACTTGAACGGCGCCACGATCGCCGATATGGACGGCGACGGCGTTCCCGAATTCGGCGTGCTCGGCTATTTCGAGTCGACCCTTTCGGTCAACCTGTTCCGGACCGACGACTACTTCCTCGGTCAGGGCGGCGTGCACTGGCGCACCCATCAAGCCGACAGCCGTCACACCGGACGCTACCGGCCGGTCATGGCCGATGACGACGACGACGATACGACCGGCGACGACGATACGACCGGCGACGACGATACGATCGATGACGACGACGCCGATGACGACACAATCAATGACGACGACGCCGCCGATGACGACGCAACCGATGACGACGACGACACAATCGATGACGATGACATGGACGATGACACAAATTCGGATGATGACGATAACGATAACGACTCGGGAAGCTGCTGCGGCTGA